The nucleotide sequence TTGACATTCCTCAGTCCACTCAAATTAGTTTTGTTTTTCAACACTGAAAAGAACTTAAAACTCTTCTCcgaagatttagaaataaatcTTCCCAATGTTGTTATCCTACCTGTCAacctctgcacttcttttttGCTCGTGAGTATGTCCGGTATTTCTTCAATGGCTTTGATATGCAGGGTTTACTTCTATTCCTCGGTTAGAAACAAGGaaacctaaaaacttacctgaagacacgccaaatgcacacttttcgggatttaacttcatattgaaTTTGCGAAGAATGTAAAATGTATCTGACAAATGTTGGATGTGATCCCCCGCCTTTGTTGACTTGACTAGCATGCCATCGATTtagacttccatagtttttcccaggtgttcttgaaacattttcgTTACTAACCTCTGGTacgtggctccagcattctttagaccgaaaggtatgactttataacagtaagtccccctatctgtaataaaggaagttttttcatCATCtaaaggatctatttttatctgattatatcctgaatagacatctaaaaaactcaacaattcatgtcctgcagtagcatcaattagttgatctatgtgcggtaaaggaaaagaatctttagggcaagctttattcaagtcagtataatctacacaaactcgtcATTTGACATTCTTTTTTGGTACCACTATAGTATTAGCTATCCAATTAGGATATTTTTTTTACTGCTCGGATAGACCCGAATTTTAAAAACTTTTGTacctcatcctgaatcacctggtttttGAAGGATCCTTGCTCCCTTTTCTTCTGTTTGACAGGTGAGTATGTTGGATCTTCATTTAGCTTATgggtcatcacctccggtggtatacctgtcatatttgaatgcgaccaagcaaaacagtctgCGCTAGCttttaagaatttaattattttaccttTCATTTCTGTGCTCAGGTTGGTTCCACTGTAAACTTTTCTATCTGGCCAATGTATAAACATCACCACTGCTTTgagttcttcaattgttgttttgatgttttcattctCTTCTGGCTTTTGAATGATATCAGGCCTTGAATCTATATCCATTTGCCCATCCctagttgaggtttgtgttgctAAATCATCAACTAAATTCTGTAATTGTTATTTTTTGTCTGCAACATTTTTTTTTATGCTTGAATCTACCACTGAATTGATACTTCTAGAAGCCTGCTGATCACCACGTATTTGTCTAATTCCCCATTGTGAAGGGAACTTAATAACCTGATGTAAAGTAGACGGAACAACATCTATAGCAtcaatccaaggtctgccgagaaTCATATTATATGCCATGTCCGTATCTATCACCTGAAATTTCATatctttgacaactccttctgcgaatgtggtgagcactatttccctttttctttactTACCCTTCTCACTAAACAAATCGGTTAAATAACCTTGTTTTAACAAATGCTCTAACTCACCTTGTAGCACTCTGTTATATGCTATTTTATAACCGTGGTCACTATGAAACTCGCACTGGAAATCGGAATTTCTTCTGCTAGAGTTAGAactcatttcttttggccaccGCACCTTATCTCTCATACTTCTTAAAACAATTATCAACTCAGAAGTGCTAACATTGAAACTGTAATCACCAATATTTGCCTTCGTATTAACATTGTTATCCCACATATCTCGCTCCTTTCCAAACTTGGATGATGATCCCGCATCTCTGTCTCTTGATCTAGAATCGCACCTCGTGTTTTCTTGTTTAGAACGTGAATCTCGTCCTGCTAGTCCCATGTAAGGTCCGTACTTGTTCAAACCGGACCTTTTTCAGTTTCTGGTCGCCTCAAACTTGTTCTTTCATCTCCCCGTGAATGAGTGATAGTATCTTTCTCTATCCGCAGCTTCGTGCTAtatctgttgtaaacatcatttcaagttttagcaggGAATTCTCGTAAGctttccttgagtctcctcgtGGCTTCTAAGCTTTTTTATTTAAGTTACTTGCAAACGCCATGGCCgcccaattatcaggtacacGCGGTAACAtctccttgttttattttgaagatgtcttccatcctcttttcaactttttgagctcctGAGTGCgcttttataaatgaatctgcaagctcaacaaaagaatcaatagaatttttcaataaaagagaataccatgttagtgcTCCTTTTGTGAGTATTTTGCCAAATCTTTTGACCAACACCGactcaatttcttgcttggtTAAATCATTGCCTTTCACGCCATTTGTAAATGCAGATACATGATCTCGTGGGTCAGTTGTTCCATCATACTTCAAAATATCGGGCATCTTAAACTCTTTTGGAATCGGCAAGGGAGCGGCACTTTGCTTCCAGGGCTGTTGtgaatatttatcaatatccacTCCTTTAATCACGGGTGGCACTCCAggtatttgttctatgcgatcattctgctccttgagctgtttctgcaaagttagtactaaaCTTTGTAAATTAGAATTATTTGGGGTACCTGACCTTCCATCGCGAGATTCGCTGGGAGTTCCTCCACTGTCTGAATTAGCAAGTCCCGAACGTGGGTTTTCTATGGTTGTAGTGTTGTTTGGAGGTAGAGTTGGTGGTACAATTGGTAATCCACTAACGAAAGCTTGAAGGGCATTGTTGACGTGTTTTGCAATTAGCTTTTTCAATGCATCTTCAGCAGTTTGATCGTCCCGTTACTGATTATTCGTGTGATGTTGATCTTTGAGGTGACCTTTCTCGAGAGTTTTGGGGAGAATTTTGGGGTGAAGAGATTGGAGTTTCACCCTTTTGTTGGTTTAGTTAATTCAGTTGGTTTTGTTGGTTGTTGTCGTTGACAGTCAACATGGTTGTTTGACAGAAAAATGAATTTAGAAAGTGAAacgattatcagattcccggtaacggaaccaatttgtttaactaaAAATATATCTTTCGGTCAAAAGCTATTTTTAGAAGAAAACGGGCTTCTGATAACCAAGTTTTGCCTCACTTTCTCAATGATAtcgaagaaaaagaacaagaataaataaggaaataattgATTGCAAAGTCAATATAGAGAATTTCGAGAAAAGCAGAAAAGTAAAGTAAATATATTCCAATATTGTCTTAGTTGATCTTGTAAGTGAAATTCTCTCCCCTTATATAAAGGTTTACACATATAACGTTTCTTTCCATTTATGGCTAAATCATTACGAGCTTTAATGACATTTATGATCCGTTATAATTGATAATTGTAACTGTCCACGAGATTCTATAACGATTCTGATTCCCCTCCTCATTAATTGAAGGTTCATGAATCTTCCCTTTTTATTGTCTTGATTCAGTCTTTACTAGTTGTTAGACTCGGTACTACCTCGTGGGTGTTTCCCTCCCGTGCCTTTTCTTATTCTATCAAATAAGACTGCCACGTGTTGCTATATCATTGCTCTTACGTGTTATGCCATGTCAGCAGTATAATATTCCACGTGTAGCTTTTTTTACCACCAATACAGTTAGATTATGTTCGATAATTACTTTCTCTACCTAAATTTTTTAAGTCTTGTTTTTTGACAAACACTTTTGAAGCTTGTAAGCACACAACTAACTTGCTCTCTTCATCTGTTTTTAAGTACAAGCAATGAGTCAAGGGTTTATCAAAAACAAACTCTCCACCTTTATAAGGTAGATGTAAGGTCTACATACACATTACTCTCCGAAGACTCCACTTGTgggtttgtttttgttgttgtctACAAGCATTAATTCAAGATCAGTtcaaaaacaagaatcaaatgcTTACATTTTACAAGAAGTTTTTCAAGAAATCTATGTACTCCCAGCTTCCTCATCTTGGTTTTGGAGATTCATTAATCCTTTTTCCAACCAAATTGCAGTTTCTCTAGAAGAAACAGCTTCTTCTCCAAATGGTTTTAGCACACCAGCTAATTCTTCTATCTTTTCATGCTTAAGTAACTCTGCGCAAAGTTCAAGTAATGACTCTAGTGCTTCTGCCCTTTCATTGCTCATACTAATTCCCACATTGTTGTTCCCTTGTAACAAATTCAGTGCAGCCATTACTGATGTCTCACTCGCTGCACGTTTATGACCATCGTGTTTTTCTGTATCCCGATGTGATCAATGTCTTTTGCTGCAACTTCATTATATGATTTTGGTATTCCTGGTTTCTTcaatgtgcatttatttgctcttCTGGTTGAGAATTTGCAACTTTCTTGCCCTCAATTGGCCTATGATCAGTTGGTTTATGATTTTCTTGATCTGTTACTTCTATTGTATTATCAGCAGCCTCAAGTGTAAATTCTTTTGGATCAGCTTCTTGTTGATCAGTCAAAGTACTTCTTGTGGAGCTTCTTGAATTACTACTTCCACTTTTTTTGACAGATATGTTTTTTATTCTTTCACTCTCCATATTAGGTGATTCACATTTGCTATTCATCCCTTTGAGTTCAGCAACCTTGTCCTGTTTTTTCGCTTGTGTGATTTCCTTCGGTAGCCTTGTGTCTTTTCCTAATGTAGGCTTGGAATTTGACTCATGAGTTTGTTCAGGCTTCTGTTTTGGTTCCTTTTTAGAAAATACTGGTATGAATGCAGGTGGCGAATTCCGGCATTTAGCAAGGTATGGTTGTAAATGTGGATGCCTCAACAATTCTGCAGCCTAAAGCGTTCAACATCAATAGCATTAAAAGGCAGCCCTGGTtcactaagctctcgctatgcaCGGGATCCGGGAAGGGACCCAGGTAAAAAGCTATTCTCAATCCTTTATATATAATGGCAAATACTAAATATTCAAGTTATAAGTTCTTGAAGCTTCACAAGAAATGAAACATAAATGTAGCATGGACTATGTTTGGTTCATTTAAAAATACCATAAGACGGGGAGAGTTGTCTCAGCGTGACCTATAAGTCACGGGTTTGAGCTATAGAATCAGCTACTGatacttgcattagggtaggttaCCTACGTCACACCCCCTTGGGCTGCGGCCTTTCCCCGGACCCTAGACCCTGCATAACACGGGATGATTTGTACACCGGGCTGCCTTTTTTTATAGGACAGAGAGAGTTAAGAGAGATCAGAGAATTTACTCAGTAACATTGGCATTAACTTACTAAACTAAAAATCATTTTGCTCAAGCAAAGCTTTTAACTGATGTAAGAAAGATCATGGTGAACACCAATAAATGGAGGGTTAATACATGTACATAATCAGTAAAATTAATTCAAGGGCTCAACCAACATCTTCATTGTAGTTCTTCCTAATGATCTTAAAGTGTGTATTCCATACTCTAAATCTGAATCACATGTTATTGCAATCCAGTCATTGTCTTCATCTTCATACTTGATAGAACAACTTCCTATAGGAATTCTCAATCTCTTTTTGATTTCTGCTTCTAAATCGATTTTCCCCGATGAAAGAGACAGTGGAAACTTTACAGTCACATCTTTGCAAGTTACCTTTACGCTCATGGCGTTGTCACTCTGAAATGCAGCCGTAGGTTTCTTCCTCTGATCAGTCAATGTAGCATGTGGCTGCAGGTCTTCTTGACTGGAATTCACTGACTGTTTTTCAACTCCTTTTACTGGTTTGCTTTCAGAAACAGAACATACGTCAGTTGCAGACTTACAGCGTGGCCACCTGTAAATGTCGTTGTCTCTACACATGCGCTTCAAGGTAGTTCGAGCAACTGCAAGAAAAAATTACAACGGGACGATCTTACTCATGTTGCATCAAACGTGGTGAATGTGCATGAAGTTGCGAAATGCCTATATTGATAAGATTATGCTTACCTCCTAAATCTTTTGCAGCATCAGAAAGTTTCTTTCCAAATTGTTCTTCTAGAACGCTACGACTAATACCATACTCCTTTTCTATCCTCTTTATCCTTTTATGTTTCTCTGGGCAATTATGGGAATTTGTACTCTCTTTGACATGCAGAGAATGCCTTTGTTTGTCCGCTACATCAGCTGCCTCCCCTCTCTGTTGATATGCTAAATCTGGCTGTGTAGTTTCTCCTTTGTCCTTTGACTGAAGATTCATTCGAGCATCCCATCCATAATCTACAGTTATAATTTCTTCAAAATCAGATGAACTCAAAGGATCAATATCAGATAGTTGATTGAGGGTGTCATATTTTACCATCAAAGGAAGTTGATGCTGACCTATGTCAAAGTACTCGAGTTCTTCATCAAGAGAAGCTTCAATAATAGACAAGTTTTTTTGCAAATTTTGCTCTGGATCAACAATAAATGTTGCAAATATGTCTGAATCAGTATAGGAAACTTCATTCTCcttgaaatttaaaaaattccTTTCTTTGTCCACCGCATCAGCTTCCTCAACTCCTTGTTGGTGTGCTGAATTTAGCAGTACAGATTCTTCTTTATTCTCTAATTCCAAAATCTTTTGAGAAATAGCAATACCATGTATACCAGGAGTATCCTTTGTAGTTTCCATGGAATGAGCTGCTATATCAGTTGAACTCGAAGATCCTAAATCAGCGGATTCTTGATTCAAGGAATCAAAATGCATCACTTTTTTGTTTCCCTTTGGTTCAATCACTGGTTGTGGTTGGCTTATCTCAAAGAAATCAAGCCCATCAACAAGAGCAGTTCCGATAACCTCAACAAAAAAGCTTGGTCCTGAATCTAGAGAAAAGCTTGGAAGTTGTTCTCCAATTGTGGCTAATAGCTTGCTCAAGAAACTTTGCGGATTTCCATCGAGTGTCTCATCACGAGGTAAAAAGAATTCTAGTACCATGCGGCTTGCATTCTTCAGTCTCACAAAAATTGCAAAACAGGCGGTAAATCTAGCAGAGCGTGCAATTGGTACTAAGGGGTAAAAATCTATGCTTAATTGAGTTATATCTCTGCAAAAGCATGAACCCTTTGATGAAAACACTTTTCCAACCAATCCTTGCCCAGTCCGTACATGATGTAGGTCACTAACAGCCAAAAATTCAAGAGATGTTATCTCTTCACTGCAATACTTTGTTGGGGCCGAGGTGATCAACATTTCTGTTCTACTTGAATCAAGCACAGGAATCCAAGTTTGAGCAAAGAGTAACTTGTGAGTCTTACATGTTACTTCCAAAACCTCCTTTACTTTAGCGAGTTCTTGCTCCGATACTTCTTGTATCTGCTTTGAGTAAATTAAATTACATCAACGGAATGGAGAAAGGGAGAAAAAGAGATTGAAGGGCTACATGCATTGTTCAAGATAAATGTTTAACGTGgggaattcttttttttttttcccttaTAAAAAATGCCTAATGAGTGAACTTTACCTCTTGAGGGCATGCTAACCATGAAGGAATGAGAGCCAGACCCATTGTCTGCAAATAACATAAGTTTCAGGGCAGTAGAAAATATAACAAACAGCAAACTAGGCTGTAAACTATAGAGGAAATCTAACTTCAAGGAAGCATCTGATACAAGTTTAGACATTCAATTATGTGGAGAATGTTTCCAAGTTGTTTGGGACTGAGCCATAGTtgtagttgttattgttgttgatgagCAATCCGACGGGGATAGAAGATTAAGAACTTTAATTTTATGAGAAACCAACTACAATGATTTCTGATCCATGACACATTGTTGTTTGATTGTGTGAAAATAGTCATTTCATTCAGGACATCTCTCGTTACACCATCCAATGCTAAACAAATTAACATTTAGAAGGTCCATTTGATGTATCTcaagccttaccctgcatttctgcaagaggctgtttccaggctTGAAcacgtgacctcctggtcacatggcaacaactttaccaattacgccaaggctccccttcttaAATTCTTGAAATGTTTCACTTTCAAGTTGGTAATCAAAGTTTTCGAGgttatcaaaattttcacttggCCAAGTTACTTGATTTAGTAAAATCTTGAAACTTCACTTATTTAATTGAAATCTGAGTGAAATTAACTCCAACATGCATGTTGTGTGACATCTGCTTAATCTGAGTGATGTTAACTCCAACATGCATGTTGTGTGACATCTGTTTACCAAAGTTTTTCAGTACTCGCAGAATTACTTGAGAACATTGCATTTATTGTCGTCCTGCTTTGTTGAAAATAGTTGACCACAACCTAAGAAAACCCATAAAAATAGACCATATCCAACAAGTTCCTGGGATGCCTAGTCCTCCACATTGGATACATAACAAAAGTTTCCACTATTGGTTGTAGCAGGTCGACTGTCTTATTTACCGAGTAACTAGTTCCAGTTATTACGGAGAGTTAGCCGTACTTATCTTTTAAGTGACCAAACATATAGAGTTCCTTCAATAAAGTCGGTGTATAAGAGTTAAACTCTAAAAAAAGTAGGGGCGCATAGGATATACCTTAAGTATTCTGTGATTGTTGATGAAACGGTCTAAGATAGAGCAAATATCAAGACCTTCATTTGCGTCGAATGCATATTCGAGTACGCCAATGCAACGGTCCCCTGAACCCTCAAACACAGGCACAGTCCAATAGCTACCTACTCCCAGACACATTGCAAAATTGCGCAAAGGGTATTCGCCCATGTAATAGTATCTGACATGAGGGCTGAATTCAGGCATTCCACTTCTGAAGACGCGTGCTGGACGGCCATGGACATGGATGCGTTTAGCTGCAGTAATATCTGTGGTGTCGACTGAAGCTATAGTATGGAGACATACACGCCTGTACGCCCACAGACCCTCGTGAATCTTGCCATTAAGAGCAAAAGGTTGGTCTGCTGTGGTTAAAAAAGTCTGGCCACCATTAATCCTTATAGGTGCCCAAAATTGAATCAAACAAGTTCCTTGAACATCAAGAAGCTCGACTAGATTCTTGGTTGTCAATCTGTTTATTTGACTGTCACCATTTGTATCAGTGTGAGTAGAATCTCCTATCCAATGAAAAAAGTTGGACAACATTGATGTCAAAGAATTTCAaaacaacacaacaataacaactattACGCCGCAATCCAAGCAAGTTGGGCAATAGGAATCTCCATTTGCTCCATTTAATCTCATCTTAATTAGACCAATATCatagaaaatgaaaatagaatGTACTCTCTTTGTCCCATTTTACGTGGCATACTTTCCTTTTTAGGCTatccaaaaagaatgatactTTTATATATTTACAAACAATTCAACTTTTGACGAAGTAGCGAGTTAAATGAGAGGCTATAGTCAAAGGCGAGTGGCAGCATTCATGAGTCGCTAGCTTAACTGTCCCTCGGAGACAGGCAGCGATGTAGCTATATAGAGTGAAGGGTGTTAAGTTCATCGAAAAAATTATACTGAGTATATAGAAAATTATACTATGTATACatatcaaaaattattttttgtacatATATATTAAACCTTGAACACCCTTTTCAAAATTCCTAGTTTCGCCACCCGAGGCAGGTTCCAGATGAGTCGCTAGTTTAACTATCCCTCGGAGACAGGCAGTGGTGTAGCCACATAGAGTGAAGGGTGTTCAGTCGAACATCCTTCATCGAAAAAATTATACTGAGTATATAGAAAATTATACTCCCTCCctccgttctaatttatgtgagCATGTTTGACTgtgcacgaagtttaagaaaaaatgaccACTTTTAGGatttgtgatcctaaacaagtcaaaaagggcccagagtatttgcgtggttataaaagcttctcattaaggatagaattgtaagtttaagtaaaattgttattaaatttagaaaggggtcattctttttagaacggaccaaaaagaaaataggttcacctAGAGTGGAACAGAGGAAGTACTATGTATACATATCAAAAATTACTTTCTGTACATATATATTAAACCTTGGACACCCTTTTCAAGatttctggcttcgccactgaGGCAGGGTCGGGAAGTACTTCTCATTTTACCCGTAGGAAAATGATTTACAGTCATACAAACGTCTATAAAATTGTTTTCAAACAGTGTCACATAAATTGATGAAAAGCGAAAACCCAAAAACAAAAAACCCCACATGCACAAAACAAAGAGATAGAAGAACTCACTGAGAAATTGGAAGAGAGATTTAATATGGTTCAGCTCCTCCCCATTACGATTAGTCCAGAAAACCCACCTATTAATTCCATCACCTTCTTTTCTGTAAGAAAATTTGAGTTCAACAGGCATTATCAAAAAACTTAATTATCAGCAGCAGAAAGAAATCAAGACTGATGAATTAAAAGAACGCAAAATTTGTAGTTTTTTGTGTGTAGTCCACATAGATTAGTGCTGTGCTGTATTAATTTTCTTTATTACTTACCTTGCTCAAATGATCCAAAAGGTCAAAGTATACTGTGAGCTGTATCGTCTGAGTAAAGGAGGATATCACGTGGATTTCCACTTCTGCTTTTCGACTCAGATATTGTTGGATGCTGGGATTATTTTATACCGCCACTTTCCTTTGACTGAGAATGATTGTCATTTTATGGTTTCAGTTTGTAAATATGCTCATGcacatatataacttaaattcatttctcttatatgaaaaattaaattatgatggatatttacttttttttattatttttatttttttatgccCATATAAAGATCTTGTAATAGATAAAAAGAACAAACAGTTAGAAGAAGAAAATGTCTTACTTCTTTTTATCTCTATTTcttattcatgttttactaaattgcttttatttcataatataTTAACAGTACCAATTTGCTTCTACACAAGTCCGATCCGACATACACTAGCTAAATTGATTTTATTACGTCTGGAGATTTTTCTTTTTCCCAAAATTGATTGCTAAtctgcacacatatatatatcgaTTAATTTAGATGTTACCATTCTTTAAATATTTTCAACCAATCAATTCTATGCTTATGTAAGCTTCATTACATGGACTTAATTATTCTGGTAACCACATAAAGGTGATGCATCCTTATAATTTGTCGTTTAAGACATTATGCAGTTATTTTTCTAAGTATGATGCCAacaagttttaaaataattatagattgacattttattcaaattttaaaaatatatactgATGTCAAATTTAGATTGTAAGATCATTATAAAATTGTTATTAAgatattaaaagaaaatatagaatACGTATATTAAATCATTCTGTAACAAAACTTTGCCATAATTACAGCTGAGCTTTACCtctctttttgtttatttttctcttaattaaaTTAAGAATTTGCCACAACTGAAATTATCcgttaattttatttattcaaaAATTTGTTGAAGTCTGTTTATATAAATATGAATACCATATTACAtggcttattttatttttttcttgtttcatAATTATCCAAATTGCTTCTAATTAATCTATTTTTTAATGATAGTTTTCATTATGTcgaatttatcaaaacttgaatttgtggcacttgacatcttcagaaagaattatttatcatgggtccttgatgctgaaattcaccttgctGCAAAAGCTCTTGAAAATACTACTCCCTCCgctccaatttatgtgaacctgtttgactgggcacgaagtttaagtaaaaaatgaagacttttggaatttgtggtcttaaacaagttcaaatggggcccagagtatttgtatggttataaaagtttctcattaagggtaaagttgtaactttaagctaaattattaccaaatttagaaagggttcattctttttggaacggaccaaaaaggaaataggttcacataaactggaacagagggagtattatACAAGGAACTAAAGCACTAGGCCAGGATAAAGTAAATGCTATGATCTTCCTTCGTCATCAATCATCTCGATGAAGGGTTAAAGACTGAATACTTAACCTTAAAAGATCCATTTGAATTATGGAGCAGTTTGAAGGAACGCCATCTTAAGGCAACGGTATTGCCAATAGCTCGATATGAATGGATTCACTTACGGTTACAAGATTTTAAAACTGTAAGTGAATATAATTCAGTTGTATTCA is from Nicotiana tabacum cultivar K326 chromosome 18, ASM71507v2, whole genome shotgun sequence and encodes:
- the LOC107766339 gene encoding protein NLP6 isoform X5; translation: MPEFSPHVRYYYMGEYPLRNFAMCLGVGSYWTVPVFEGSGDRCIGVLEYAFDANEGLDICSILDRFINNHRILKTMGLALIPSWLACPQEIQEVSEQELAKVKEVLEVTCKTHKLLFAQTWIPVLDSSRTEMLITSAPTKYCSEEITSLEFLAVSDLHHVRTGQGLVGKVFSSKGSCFCRDITQLSIDFYPLVPIARSARFTACFAIFVRLKNASRMVLEFFLPRDETLDGNPQSFLSKLLATIGEQLPSFSLDSGPSFFVEVIGTALVDGLDFFEISQPQPVIEPKGNKKVMHFDSLNQESADLGSSSSTDIAAHSMETTKDTPGIHGIAISQKILELENKEESVLLNSAHQQGVEEADAVDKERNFLNFKENEVSYTDSDIFATFIVDPEQNLQKNLSIIEASLDEELEYFDIEIITVDYGWDARMNLQSKDKGETTQPDLAYQQRGEAADVADKQRHSLHVKESTNSHNCPEKHKRIKRIEKEYGISRSVLEEQFGKKLSDAAKDLGVARTTLKRMCRDNDIYRWPRCKSATDVCSVSESKPVKGVEKQSVNSSQEDLQPHATLTDQRKKPTAAFQSDNAMSVKVTCKDVTVKFPLSLSSGKIDLEAEIKKRLRIPIGSCSIKYEDEDNDWIAITCDSDLEYGIHTLRSLGRTTMKMLVEPLN
- the LOC107766339 gene encoding protein NLP6 isoform X6 gives rise to the protein MPEFSPHVRYYYMGEYPLRNFAMCLGVGSYWTVPVFEGSGDRCIGVLEYAFDANEGLDICSILDRFINNHRILKTMGLALIPSWLACPQEIQEVSEQELAKVKEVLEVTCKTHKLLFAQTWIPVLDSSRTEMLITSAPTKYCSEEITSLEFLAVSDLHHVRTGQGLVGKVFSSKGSCFCRDITQLSIDFYPLVPIARSARFTACFAIFVRLKNASRMVLEFFLPRDETLDGNPQSFLSKLLATIGEQLPSFSLDSGPSFFVEVIGTALVDGLDFFEISQPQPVIEPKGNKKVMHFDSLNQESADLGSSSSTDIAAHSMETTKDTPGIHGIAISQKILELENKEESVLLNSAHQQGVEEADAVDKERNFLNFKENEVSYTDSDIFATFIVDPEQNLQKNLSIIEASLDEELEYFDIDYGWDARMNLQSKDKGETTQPDLAYQQRGEAADVADKQRHSLHVKESTNSHNCPEKHKRIKRIEKEYGISRSVLEEQFGKKLSDAAKDLGVARTTLKRMCRDNDIYRWPRCKSATDVCSVSESKPVKGVEKQSVNSSQEDLQPHATLTDQRKKPTAAFQSDNAMSVKVTCKDVTVKFPLSLSSGKIDLEAEIKKRLRIPIGSCSIKYEDEDNDWIAITCDSDLEYGIHTLRSLGRTTMKMLVEPLN
- the LOC107766339 gene encoding protein NLP6 isoform X3; this translates as MPVELKFSYRKEGDGINRWVFWTNRNGEELNHIKSLFQFLRDSTHTDTNGDSQINRLTTKNLVELLDVQGTCLIQFWAPIRINGGQTFLTTADQPFALNGKIHEGLWAYRRVCLHTIASVDTTDITAAKRIHVHGRPARVFRSGMPEFSPHVRYYYMGEYPLRNFAMCLGVGSYWTVPVFEGSGDRCIGVLEYAFDANEGLDICSILDRFINNHRILKTMGLALIPSWLACPQEIQEVSEQELAKVKEVLEVTCKTHKLLFAQTWIPVLDSSRTEMLITSAPTKYCSEEITSLEFLAVSDLHHVRTGQGLVGKVFSSKGSCFCRDITQLSIDFYPLVPIARSARFTACFAIFVRLKNASRMVLEFFLPRDETLDGNPQSFLSKLLATIGEQLPSFSLDSGPSFFVEVIGTALVDGLDFFEISQPQPVIEPKGNKKVMHFDSLNQESADLGSSSSTDIAAHSMETTKDTPGIHGIAISQKILELENKEESVLLNSAHQQGVEEADAVDKERNFLNFKENEVSYTDSDIFATFIVDPEQNLQKNLSIIEASLDEELEYFDIDYGWDARMNLQSKDKGETTQPDLAYQQRGEAADVADKQRHSLHVKESTNSHNCPEKHKRIKRIEKEYGISRSVLEEQFGKKLSDAAKDLGVARTTLKRMCRDNDIYRWPRCKSATDVCSVSESKPVKGVEKQSVNSSQEDLQPHATLTDQRKKPTAAFQSDNAMSVKVTCKDVTVKFPLSLSSGKIDLEAEIKKRLRIPIGSCSIKYEDEDNDWIAITCDSDLEYGIHTLRSLGRTTMKMLVEPLN
- the LOC107766339 gene encoding protein NLP6 isoform X2 — translated: MPVELKFSYRKEGDGINRWVFWTNRNGEELNHIKSLFQFLRDSTHTDTNGDSQINRLTTKNLVELLDVQGTCLIQFWAPIRINGGQTFLTTADQPFALNGKIHEGLWAYRRVCLHTIASVDTTDITAAKRIHVHGRPARVFRSGMPEFSPHVRYYYMGEYPLRNFAMCLGVGSYWTVPVFEGSGDRCIGVLEYAFDANEGLDICSILDRFINNHRILKTMGLALIPSWLACPQEIQEVSEQELAKVKEVLEVTCKTHKLLFAQTWIPVLDSSRTEMLITSAPTKYCSEEITSLEFLAVSDLHHVRTGQGLVGKVFSSKGSCFCRDITQLSIDFYPLVPIARSARFTACFAIFVRLKNASRMVLEFFLPRDETLDGNPQSFLSKLLATIGEQLPSFSLDSGPSFFVEVIGTALVDGLDFFEISQPQPVIEPKGNKKVMHFDSLNQESADLGSSSSTDIAAHSMETTKDTPGIHGIAISQKILELENKEESVLLNSAHQQGVEEADAVDKERNFLNFKENEVSYTDSDIFATFIVDPEQNLQKNLSIIEASLDEELEYFDIEIITVDYGWDARMNLQSKDKGETTQPDLAYQQRGEAADVADKQRHSLHVKESTNSHNCPEKHKRIKRIEKEYGISRSVLEEQFGKKLSDAAKDLGVARTTLKRMCRDNDIYRWPRCKSATDVCSVSESKPVKGVEKQSVNSSQEDLQPHATLTDQRKKPTAAFQSDNAMSVKVTCKDVTVKFPLSLSSGKIDLEAEIKKRLRIPIGSCSIKYEDEDNDWIAITCDSDLEYGIHTLRSLGRTTMKMLVEPLN